In Parasegetibacter sp. NRK P23, a single genomic region encodes these proteins:
- a CDS encoding ligase-associated DNA damage response DEXH box helicase yields MAKRKQHTGVQIIEEWMLSVGKRPFPFQRQTWEAICRNESGLVNAPTGFGKTYSVFLGAVAAFMDKHPADFRSKKNNGLQLLWITPLRALAKDIARAMEEALLLLNIPWEVGIRNGDTDTAERQRQKRKAPEILITTPESLHLLLAQKKYPDFFQHLGTIAVDEWHELLGSKRGVQVELAISRLYHLQKSKGLPLRIWGISATIGNLEEAKDVLLAPLKGDGSIIKAAIKKETEIHCIYPDEIEKYPWAGHLGIKLVEKVIPIIESSTTTLIFINTRGMSERWYQALLDVAPELAGAIALHHGSIEQETRIWVEEALHTGTLKAVVCTASLDLGVDFRPVETVIQVGSPKGVARFLQRAGRSGHRPDAPSKIWFLPTHSLELMEAAALKEATRASLIERREPMLLCFDVLVQYLCTLAISEGFRPGELLPEIRSTWCFSAMQDHEWEEILHFITNGGNALHQYDEYKKVEIDETGLYKITGRRIAMRHRMHIGTIVSDAMLKVKFISGGYIGVIEEWFISRLEPGDVFTLAGRNLELVMIKDMNVLVRKSNASKSIVPSWMGGRMPLSANLGAVLRKQFNEALSPAAPEEAKALHPLMALQAKLSTVPSSNELLIEHIETKDGFHLFVYPFEGRLVHEAMAAILAYRISRITPITFSFAMNDYGFELLSDQPIPVDDSNVYELFSTDNLLNDIQRSANSTEMAKRKFRDIAVIGGLIFQGMPGEKKKARHLQASASLLFNVFNEYDPDNVLLKQAYREVFDQQMEEVRLRNMLERISQSRIVINFPERLTPFCFPIKVDSMRENITSEKLEDRVRKMQLQLEK; encoded by the coding sequence TTGGCAAAACGCAAACAACATACGGGAGTCCAAATCATCGAAGAATGGATGCTTTCCGTTGGGAAGCGTCCATTTCCATTTCAGCGGCAGACCTGGGAGGCCATCTGCCGGAACGAAAGCGGACTTGTAAACGCGCCAACCGGTTTCGGGAAAACCTACTCCGTTTTCCTGGGCGCGGTAGCGGCTTTTATGGACAAGCATCCTGCCGATTTCCGAAGTAAAAAGAACAACGGGCTCCAGTTGTTGTGGATCACGCCTTTGCGGGCACTGGCCAAAGATATCGCGCGTGCCATGGAGGAAGCCCTTTTGTTGCTGAACATCCCCTGGGAAGTAGGCATCCGGAACGGCGATACCGATACAGCGGAAAGACAGCGGCAGAAGAGAAAAGCCCCTGAAATACTCATTACAACGCCGGAGAGCCTGCACCTGCTGCTGGCGCAGAAAAAATACCCGGACTTCTTTCAGCACCTGGGCACCATCGCCGTAGATGAATGGCATGAGTTACTGGGCTCCAAACGCGGCGTGCAGGTGGAACTGGCCATCTCGCGGTTGTACCACCTTCAAAAATCCAAAGGTCTCCCCCTCCGCATCTGGGGCATCAGCGCCACCATCGGGAATTTGGAAGAAGCGAAGGATGTATTGCTGGCACCTTTAAAAGGGGATGGCTCAATTATTAAAGCGGCTATTAAAAAGGAAACTGAAATCCATTGTATTTACCCCGATGAAATCGAAAAATATCCCTGGGCTGGTCACCTCGGCATCAAGCTGGTCGAAAAAGTAATTCCAATTATCGAATCCAGCACTACCACCCTAATCTTCATCAATACCAGGGGCATGAGCGAACGATGGTACCAGGCGCTGCTGGATGTTGCGCCAGAACTTGCCGGTGCCATCGCCCTGCACCACGGCAGTATAGAGCAGGAAACACGGATTTGGGTGGAAGAAGCACTCCATACCGGTACCCTGAAAGCAGTGGTATGTACCGCGAGCCTTGACCTGGGTGTCGATTTTCGGCCAGTCGAAACCGTTATACAGGTCGGTTCCCCCAAAGGTGTGGCGCGTTTCCTTCAACGTGCGGGTCGTAGCGGTCACCGACCCGATGCGCCCAGTAAGATATGGTTCCTTCCCACGCATTCGCTGGAACTGATGGAAGCCGCGGCATTGAAGGAAGCTACCCGGGCTTCGCTCATTGAGCGCCGGGAACCGATGCTGCTGTGTTTTGATGTACTCGTTCAATACCTCTGTACGCTGGCTATTTCGGAAGGGTTCCGTCCCGGAGAACTACTACCGGAAATCAGGTCCACCTGGTGTTTCTCGGCCATGCAGGACCATGAGTGGGAAGAAATCCTTCATTTCATCACCAATGGCGGCAATGCCCTGCACCAATATGATGAATACAAAAAGGTGGAGATTGATGAAACCGGCCTGTACAAAATTACCGGTCGCAGGATCGCGATGCGTCACCGGATGCACATCGGCACGATTGTGAGTGACGCGATGCTGAAAGTGAAATTCATTTCCGGTGGTTATATTGGGGTGATCGAAGAATGGTTCATCTCCCGCCTGGAGCCCGGCGACGTGTTCACCCTCGCGGGGCGCAACCTGGAACTGGTGATGATAAAGGACATGAATGTGCTCGTAAGAAAATCGAACGCATCAAAGAGTATTGTGCCCAGTTGGATGGGTGGCAGGATGCCGCTTTCCGCCAACCTGGGCGCGGTTTTGCGCAAGCAGTTCAACGAAGCCCTGTCGCCAGCTGCTCCGGAAGAAGCGAAGGCCCTGCATCCACTGATGGCACTTCAGGCAAAACTTTCTACGGTACCTTCTTCCAACGAGCTATTGATTGAACACATTGAAACCAAAGACGGGTTCCACCTGTTTGTTTATCCCTTCGAAGGAAGACTGGTACATGAAGCCATGGCCGCTATCCTGGCTTACCGCATCAGCAGGATCACCCCCATCACTTTTTCCTTCGCGATGAACGATTATGGATTTGAGCTCCTAAGTGATCAACCCATTCCCGTTGACGACAGCAATGTGTACGAACTGTTCAGCACCGATAACCTGCTGAACGATATCCAACGTAGCGCCAACTCCACGGAGATGGCTAAACGAAAATTCCGGGACATCGCCGTGATCGGCGGACTGATTTTTCAGGGTATGCCCGGCGAGAAAAAGAAAGCGCGCCACCTGCAGGCTTCCGCCTCCCTGCTGTTCAACGTATTCAATGAATATGACCCGGACAATGTACTCCTCAAACAGGCGTACCGCGAAGTATTCGACCAGCAGATGGAAGAGGTCCGTCTCCGGAACATGCTGGAGCGCATCAGCCAGTCGCGCATCGTGATCAATTTCCCGGAGCGCTTAACCCCCTTTTGTTTCCCCATCAAAGTGGACAGCATGCGCGAGAACATTACTTCCGAAAAACTCGAGGACAGGGTGCGGAAAATGCAGTTACAGTTGGAAAAATAG
- the pdeM gene encoding ligase-associated DNA damage response endonuclease PdeM: protein MQAPILHICKAQHLWLTPQRAVFWEEQRTLIVSDLHLGKTGHFRKAGIAVPASLFKEDLQRLLALIQHFQPEELLVTGDMFHSHSNIELELFSRWRKDISSLRVRLVKGNHDILHSAWYHEQSIDCCDNSVIGPFSFVHDRKDFQSPDNGLYPISGHIHPGVLLNGGGKQQLRLPCFYFGNEGAILPAYSKFTGAVALGPQAGDHIFAIAGEQLFKVQ from the coding sequence ATGCAGGCGCCGATTCTTCATATTTGCAAAGCACAACACCTCTGGCTCACGCCGCAGCGGGCGGTTTTCTGGGAGGAGCAACGCACCCTCATCGTATCCGACCTGCACCTCGGGAAGACGGGCCATTTCAGGAAAGCAGGCATAGCGGTGCCCGCTTCACTTTTTAAGGAGGATCTGCAAAGACTCCTTGCACTGATCCAGCATTTCCAGCCGGAAGAACTGCTTGTAACGGGTGATATGTTTCACAGTCATTCCAACATAGAACTGGAACTTTTCTCCCGCTGGAGAAAAGATATTTCGAGCCTTCGTGTCCGACTGGTAAAAGGCAACCACGATATATTGCACAGCGCATGGTACCACGAACAATCCATTGATTGTTGTGACAACAGCGTTATAGGCCCATTCAGCTTTGTTCATGACCGTAAGGATTTTCAATCCCCTGACAATGGACTTTACCCGATCAGCGGGCATATCCATCCGGGCGTCCTGCTCAACGGCGGCGGCAAACAACAGCTTCGGTTACCCTGTTTTTATTTCGGAAATGAAGGCGCTATCCTTCCCGCATACAGTAAATTTACCGGAGCCGTGGCATTGGGTCCGCAGGCGGGTGATCATATCTTCGCCATTGCCGGGGAACAACTTTTTAAAGTTCAATAA
- a CDS encoding histone deacetylase: MSHKKLHIAWDPIYAHPLPEGHRFPMLKYELIPGQLQYEGTITARHLFSPQCCTDETVLLTHDATYLHKLHTQTLSPKEQRAIGFPQSPVLTQRELVITQGTIDCCTHAFNNGVALNVAGGTHHAFRDRGEGFCLLNDFAVAANYMLHTNKASRILIIDLDVHQGNGTAALFAEEPRVFTFSMHGAHNYPFRKEQSTLDIPLEDGTNDDTYLTLLKENLAKILGEFHPDLCFYLSGVDILSTDKFGKLNISMKGCSERDRHVFSVLQQRQLPCVVAMGGGYSADVRIITEAHCNTFRLAKEVYGLD, translated from the coding sequence ATGTCGCATAAAAAACTTCATATCGCCTGGGATCCAATCTATGCGCATCCGTTGCCCGAAGGGCACAGGTTTCCCATGCTTAAGTACGAACTCATCCCCGGGCAGTTACAATACGAAGGCACCATCACCGCACGGCATCTTTTTTCCCCACAATGCTGTACGGATGAAACGGTATTGCTTACGCACGATGCAACCTATCTCCACAAACTCCACACACAAACCTTATCGCCCAAAGAACAACGCGCCATCGGGTTCCCACAATCTCCGGTGCTCACCCAACGTGAACTGGTCATAACCCAGGGCACGATCGATTGTTGCACACATGCTTTTAACAATGGCGTCGCCCTGAACGTTGCCGGCGGTACACACCATGCCTTCCGCGATCGTGGAGAAGGGTTTTGTCTGCTCAACGATTTCGCCGTAGCCGCCAACTATATGCTGCACACCAACAAAGCCTCCCGCATCCTGATCATTGACCTTGATGTGCACCAGGGCAACGGAACCGCGGCCCTTTTCGCTGAAGAGCCGCGTGTCTTCACTTTCAGTATGCACGGCGCGCACAATTACCCCTTCCGGAAAGAACAAAGTACACTTGATATTCCCCTGGAAGACGGCACCAATGATGACACCTATCTTACATTACTGAAAGAAAACCTCGCAAAAATCCTGGGTGAATTTCACCCTGATCTTTGTTTTTACCTATCTGGCGTGGATATCCTTTCCACGGACAAGTTCGGAAAACTGAACATTTCCATGAAAGGATGCAGCGAGCGGGACCGGCATGTATTTTCCGTTCTTCAACAACGCCAACTGCCCTGTGTGGTAGCGATGGGTGGCGGCTATTCAGCCGATGTACGCATCATCACAGAAGCGCATTGCAATACGTTCCGCCTTGCGAAAGAAGTATATGGACTGGATTAA
- a CDS encoding LexA family transcriptional regulator, giving the protein MSLAGQNLKYLRKLRGLTQEEFATRLGIKRSLLGAYEEERADPRFEVLETVSDLFKVSLDELMRSDLSEQKGSYLAKRRAQKMAADKNEITFVPVKAAAGYLNGYADPEFIDELNTFTLPMLAPGNYRAFEIVGDSMMPTPSGSVIVGEKVDDMESVKNNQTYIVISRTEGVVYKRVMKNNRVKNKLTLVSDNPTYQPYTVNTDEVLELWQAQMILSKANVQTRWDVNQLAGLVSNLQEQVSSLKKKLN; this is encoded by the coding sequence ATGTCGTTAGCCGGACAAAACCTGAAATACCTCCGCAAGTTACGGGGACTTACACAGGAAGAATTCGCGACGAGGTTGGGGATCAAACGCTCCCTGCTCGGCGCTTATGAAGAAGAAAGGGCAGACCCGCGTTTTGAGGTACTCGAGACCGTGAGTGACCTTTTTAAGGTGAGCCTCGATGAACTGATGCGCAGTGATCTCTCCGAACAGAAAGGGTCGTACCTGGCGAAACGAAGGGCCCAGAAAATGGCCGCTGATAAGAATGAGATCACTTTCGTTCCGGTAAAGGCCGCCGCAGGTTACCTGAACGGGTATGCTGATCCCGAATTTATTGATGAGCTGAATACCTTCACCCTGCCGATGCTGGCCCCCGGGAATTACAGGGCATTCGAGATTGTGGGCGATTCTATGATGCCCACCCCCAGCGGGTCAGTAATCGTAGGAGAGAAAGTGGATGATATGGAGTCGGTGAAGAACAACCAGACGTATATCGTAATATCCAGGACGGAAGGGGTGGTGTACAAAAGGGTGATGAAGAACAACCGGGTGAAGAATAAACTTACATTGGTGAGTGATAATCCTACTTACCAGCCCTATACAGTGAACACTGATGAGGTGCTGGAATTGTGGCAGGCCCAGATGATCCTTTCCAAAGCGAATGTTCAAACGCGGTGGGATGTGAACCAACTGGCAGGATTGGTGTCGAATTTACAGGAGCAGGTGAGTTCGTTGAAAAAGAAACTGAACTAA
- the surE gene encoding 5'/3'-nucleotidase SurE: protein MATTKKKKTPKEQPIILVTNDDGITAPGIRNLVEAVRGLGTIVVVAPDKPQSGMGHAITIGSPLRLSKVQLFEGVEAWQCTGTPVDCVKLAVDKILHRKPDICVSGINHGANHSINVIYSGTMSAAVEAAIESIPSIGFSLLDYSVEADFSGARQYAREIVETLLKKKMDNHMVLNVNIPAIPAQLIKGIRVCRQAYGKYEEDFLERDDPHGRKYFWLTGEFKNLDKGKDTDVWALENNYISLVPVQFDLTNYVLKTKLEKTWP, encoded by the coding sequence ATGGCCACTACTAAAAAGAAGAAGACCCCGAAAGAACAGCCCATCATACTTGTAACGAACGACGACGGCATCACGGCGCCGGGCATACGCAACCTGGTGGAAGCCGTTCGCGGACTTGGCACCATTGTGGTGGTGGCGCCTGACAAACCCCAATCAGGCATGGGACACGCCATCACCATCGGGAGTCCGCTGCGTCTTTCCAAAGTTCAACTGTTTGAAGGTGTGGAAGCATGGCAATGTACCGGAACACCGGTGGATTGCGTGAAACTCGCCGTAGATAAGATACTTCACCGTAAACCTGATATCTGCGTAAGCGGCATCAACCATGGCGCGAACCACTCCATCAACGTGATCTATTCTGGTACCATGAGTGCCGCCGTGGAAGCCGCCATTGAAAGCATCCCCTCCATTGGTTTCTCCCTGCTGGATTATAGTGTGGAAGCGGATTTCAGCGGCGCAAGGCAATACGCGCGTGAAATCGTGGAAACACTGCTCAAAAAGAAGATGGACAACCACATGGTCCTGAACGTGAATATTCCGGCTATTCCCGCCCAGCTTATCAAAGGCATTCGCGTATGCCGCCAGGCTTATGGCAAATATGAAGAGGATTTCCTGGAACGCGACGACCCGCATGGCCGTAAGTATTTCTGGCTCACCGGTGAATTCAAAAACCTTGATAAGGGGAAGGATACGGATGTGTGGGCGCTTGAAAATAACTATATCAGTCTGGTACCCGTGCAATTTGACCTCACGAATTACGTTCTTAAAACCAAACTCGAAAAAACGTGGCCGTAA
- the lpxB gene encoding lipid-A-disaccharide synthase has product MKYYIIAGEASGDLHGSNLIRSLRKEDPAAEVRAWGGDLMAEAGADLVKHYRDLAFMGFVEVLMNLRTILRNLDKCKADVLAYQPDALILIDYPGFNLRIAEWAHQNGFKVIYYISPQVWAWKENRVKKIKQCVDKMLVILPFEQEFYEKWDYKVEYVGHPLIEVVHNSIVQPKDAPLSDKPIVALLPGSRKQEILKKLPVMLEVARQFPDHQFIVAKAPGQEDAFYTAMLAPYPNVSSVRNQTYPLLKQSRAALVTSGTATLETALFHVPEVVCYKGNQLSYYIARKLIKVKYISLVNLIMDKEVVKELIQDELNPESCTRELKNILEDGPERTRLLEDYTTLTTLLSEGGNASEKAARSIVTYLSVN; this is encoded by the coding sequence ATGAAGTATTATATCATAGCCGGAGAAGCTTCCGGCGACCTGCATGGCAGTAACCTCATCAGATCATTGCGGAAAGAAGACCCGGCGGCAGAAGTACGCGCCTGGGGTGGCGACCTGATGGCGGAAGCAGGTGCCGATCTCGTAAAACATTACCGCGACCTCGCCTTTATGGGCTTCGTGGAAGTACTGATGAATCTGCGCACCATCTTGCGCAACCTGGATAAATGCAAAGCAGATGTGCTGGCGTACCAACCTGACGCACTCATCCTCATAGACTATCCCGGATTCAATCTCCGCATCGCCGAATGGGCCCACCAGAACGGATTTAAGGTCATTTATTATATCTCTCCGCAGGTTTGGGCCTGGAAAGAAAACAGGGTAAAGAAGATAAAACAATGCGTGGACAAGATGCTGGTAATTCTTCCCTTTGAGCAGGAATTTTATGAGAAATGGGATTATAAAGTTGAATATGTGGGCCACCCGTTAATAGAAGTGGTGCATAACAGCATAGTACAACCGAAAGATGCGCCGTTATCCGACAAACCTATTGTGGCCCTCCTCCCCGGAAGCAGGAAACAGGAAATACTCAAGAAGCTGCCGGTCATGCTGGAAGTAGCCAGGCAGTTTCCTGATCACCAGTTCATTGTAGCGAAAGCGCCCGGGCAGGAAGATGCTTTTTACACAGCCATGCTGGCACCGTATCCGAATGTAAGCAGTGTACGGAACCAGACTTACCCGCTGCTGAAGCAATCACGTGCAGCCCTGGTTACATCCGGAACGGCCACTTTGGAAACGGCCCTGTTCCATGTGCCGGAAGTGGTTTGCTATAAAGGAAATCAGCTTTCTTACTACATCGCAAGAAAGCTGATTAAGGTAAAATACATTTCGCTGGTGAACCTTATTATGGATAAGGAAGTGGTGAAAGAACTGATCCAGGATGAACTGAACCCTGAAAGCTGTACCCGGGAACTGAAAAATATCCTGGAAGATGGTCCAGAACGTACGCGTTTGCTGGAAGACTATACAACGCTCACCACACTGCTGAGTGAAGGTGGTAACGCTTCGGAAAAAGCCGCACGTTCCATCGTAACCTATCTTTCCGTTAACTGA
- a CDS encoding DUF6728 family protein has protein sequence MGIWRQIAEYLYLKKRDPNAPRNRSIRLMHGMNRISILMFLAAVILILIRLIRNWIS, from the coding sequence ATGGGAATCTGGAGACAGATAGCAGAATACCTTTACCTGAAGAAGCGTGATCCGAACGCGCCCAGAAACCGTTCGATCCGGCTGATGCATGGCATGAACCGGATATCGATCTTAATGTTCCTGGCCGCGGTGATCCTGATCCTGATCAGGCTGATCCGTAACTGGATCAGTTAA